Proteins co-encoded in one Gracilimonas sediminicola genomic window:
- a CDS encoding acyl carrier protein gives MSQDVESKVKAIIVDKLGVDESEVAGDANFTNDLGADSLDTVELIMEFEKEFDLSIPDEDAENIATVGDAVSYLSGKLS, from the coding sequence ATGTCACAAGACGTAGAATCAAAAGTAAAAGCTATCATTGTAGATAAACTTGGTGTAGACGAATCAGAAGTTGCAGGTGATGCAAACTTCACTAACGACCTCGGAGCCGATTCTCTGGATACAGTAGAATTGATCATGGAGTTCGAAAAAGAATTCGATCTCAGTATTCCTGACGAAGACGCCGAAAACATCGCCACTGTAGGTGACGCTGTAAGTTATCTTTCAGGAAAACTGTCTTAA